Part of the Virgibacillus necropolis genome, ATCAACTTCTTTTTTAACCAAATAATCATGAATTTCTTTTTTTGTTCGCATTCGGTAGCTTAAAAAATTGATAGTAAGGGTATAGGATTTATGTACATCATCTTTTTTGATCAGTGTTTCGATCATCGAATCGTCCAATTCTAGATCTTTACGAAGCTTATATTCGATTAGAAGCGCTTCATCAACACTAAAGCCATATTTTTCACCTTGGCCGTCGTCCAAAAAGATATTGTAACGTTTCTTATGTTTTTTCTGTGTAGTGATACGGGTAATCTTTTTCACTGTTACTCTCCCCTTTTTTTAATAATAACACGAAATTTTTTACCAATCACCACTGTAAGAAACAAAAACTTGCATATACTAAGAAAAGCGGAGGCGACTGTTCATTGCTTATGACGGCAGCTTCTAGGAGCCGAAGCTAGACAAGAAAAGCGAAATGAAACAATAAATATTTTGATTGGAGTGTTCGTATTGAATATACTAATAACTGGTGGTACTGGATTTGTAGGGTCGAAATTAACAAAAGCATTAACAAGTGAAAATCATCATGTGTACATACTAACACGCTCTCCTGGTAACTATGAAAATACAGATCTTATCACACATATACCATATGATTATTATGTACGTGACCTACCGGCAATACACACAGTCATAAACCTTGCTGGTGATACACTCTTTGGTTACTGGACAACAGAAAAGAAAACAAATATTATGAAAAGCCGAACTGAAGTTACCCAACATGTGGTTGGAATGATGCAACAAATGGAGAAAAAGCCGGAAGTATTTATAAGTGCTTCAGCCATCGGTTTTTATGGTACAAGTGAGGATCTCATCTTCACAGAAAATACAACGAAGCATGGAGATGATTTTCTAGCAAGAGTTGCGGTTGCTTGGGAAACAACTGCAATGCAAGTAGCAGATGAACTACACATCAGAACTGTCAGTGCACGCTTTGGGATTATTCTAGGAGAGAAAGGTGCATTGTCCTATATGACCTTACCAATTAAAATGTTTGCTGGTGGTAAAATTGGTACTGGAGAGCAGTGGATGTCATGGGTACATATTGAAGATGTAGTTAATTCTATTATCTTCTGTATGCGAAATGATCATATTGAAGGACCAGTCAACATTACAGCGCCAAATCCAAAACGTAATAAAGACTTCACAAAAGTACTGGCAAAAGTATTGAAACGACCTTATTGGTTCACTACCCCTTCCCCATTAATCCGTACAGCGATTGGTGAAATGAGTGAGCTTATGACAAAAGGACAATACGTACT contains:
- a CDS encoding TIGR01777 family oxidoreductase, encoding MNILITGGTGFVGSKLTKALTSENHHVYILTRSPGNYENTDLITHIPYDYYVRDLPAIHTVINLAGDTLFGYWTTEKKTNIMKSRTEVTQHVVGMMQQMEKKPEVFISASAIGFYGTSEDLIFTENTTKHGDDFLARVAVAWETTAMQVADELHIRTVSARFGIILGEKGALSYMTLPIKMFAGGKIGTGEQWMSWVHIEDVVNSIIFCMRNDHIEGPVNITAPNPKRNKDFTKVLAKVLKRPYWFTTPSPLIRTAIGEMSELMTKGQYVLPGKLEDQNYQFSYPNLEEALHEINLHKKPQKKSQTG